In Panacibacter ginsenosidivorans, the following proteins share a genomic window:
- a CDS encoding EamA family transporter, with protein sequence MSSTTTKQASALMVIIAFATVYLVWGSTYFFIQKAVYDIPPFIMGALRFLVAGLLLLFWCIYKKEKLWNPQQIKVAVLSGFLLLFIGNGAVIWAEQKLPSSLVAVLVSAAPLWFVLLDKPKWKENLTSRPILIGLSVGFIGVILLFSEKVSEALSSSGSVEQVLGLLILIIGSMSWAGGSLYSKYKGTGSAIVNTMWQMLAASFAFTIFSFAGNEWKGFQWQSVSNEAWLSVLYLITMGSLAGYSAYVWLLQVRPATQVSTYAYVNPVVAVLLGVFFAGEHMSTIQIVGLAVILTSVLLINLARQRKEKQVLAAKRSLKMEAA encoded by the coding sequence ATGAGCAGCACAACTACCAAACAGGCATCTGCATTAATGGTCATAATTGCTTTTGCAACCGTTTACCTGGTTTGGGGTTCTACTTATTTTTTTATACAAAAAGCAGTTTATGATATTCCACCATTTATCATGGGAGCTTTGCGTTTTTTAGTTGCCGGCCTGTTGTTGCTATTCTGGTGCATTTATAAAAAAGAAAAGCTATGGAACCCCCAACAAATAAAAGTAGCAGTATTAAGTGGGTTCTTATTACTGTTTATAGGCAATGGGGCAGTTATATGGGCTGAGCAAAAACTACCCAGTTCACTTGTTGCAGTGCTTGTTTCCGCAGCTCCCTTATGGTTTGTATTACTCGATAAACCAAAATGGAAAGAAAACCTTACCAGCCGCCCGATTCTTATAGGGCTTTCAGTAGGATTTATAGGTGTAATACTTCTTTTCAGTGAAAAAGTTTCTGAAGCACTTTCATCCTCAGGGAGTGTAGAACAGGTCTTGGGCCTGTTGATATTAATTATTGGTTCTATGAGCTGGGCAGGGGGTTCACTGTATTCCAAATATAAAGGCACCGGATCTGCAATAGTAAACACTATGTGGCAAATGCTGGCTGCAAGTTTTGCATTCACAATCTTTAGCTTTGCAGGCAATGAATGGAAAGGTTTTCAATGGCAGTCAGTAAGTAACGAAGCATGGCTCTCTGTGCTTTATCTTATAACAATGGGCTCTCTTGCAGGTTACAGTGCTTATGTGTGGCTGCTACAGGTAAGGCCTGCTACACAGGTTAGCACGTATGCCTATGTAAATCCTGTGGTTGCAGTTTTACTCGGTGTATTCTTTGCAGGTGAACACATGAGTACAATACAGATCGTGGGTTTGGCTGTAATATTAACCAGTGTATTACTAATTAATCTTGCCAGACAAAGAAAAGAAAAACAGGTGCTTGCTGCTAAAAGATCTTTAAAGATGGAAGCAGCATAA
- a CDS encoding DUF4382 domain-containing protein, whose translation MKVSIVCFIACLLFASCDKTNSNESKGNASMSIYLTDDPSLYDEVNIDIQGVEVNASDSSESGWIALPMPRRGVFNLLHLRNGLDTLLASGLLPAGKISQIRLILGTSNSVVINGISFPLETPSAQQSGIKLLINAELTPGIDYKVWTDFDAARSVVTTGNGKYLLKPVIRVYTKAVSGSITGIVQPIEADAWIYALSGINDTLASARPDTLTGSFIIQGLDAGSYSLAIDGANSYNDTLINNIPVTSGSVTDAGTIILHK comes from the coding sequence ATGAAAGTATCAATTGTATGTTTTATTGCTTGTCTATTATTTGCTTCCTGCGATAAAACCAATAGCAATGAAAGCAAAGGAAATGCTTCTATGAGCATTTATCTTACGGACGACCCCTCTCTATATGATGAAGTGAACATCGACATCCAGGGAGTAGAAGTTAACGCTTCTGATAGTTCCGAAAGCGGTTGGATAGCACTGCCAATGCCACGAAGGGGTGTTTTCAACCTCTTACATTTACGCAATGGTCTTGATACATTACTCGCCTCTGGGTTATTACCTGCCGGTAAAATTTCACAGATCAGGTTAATACTGGGCACATCAAATTCTGTAGTTATTAACGGTATTAGTTTTCCTTTGGAAACACCTTCTGCGCAGCAATCAGGAATAAAGCTGCTTATTAATGCAGAACTTACACCCGGCATTGATTACAAAGTATGGACTGATTTTGATGCAGCAAGATCTGTTGTAACAACAGGCAATGGCAAGTATTTACTCAAACCTGTAATAAGGGTTTATACCAAAGCAGTAAGTGGTTCAATTACCGGCATTGTGCAACCCATAGAAGCAGATGCCTGGATATATGCTTTATCAGGCATTAATGATACGCTTGCTTCTGCAAGACCCGATACACTTACCGGTAGTTTTATAATACAGGGATTGGATGCCGGTAGTTATTCACTGGCTATTGATGGAGCAAATAGTTATAATGATACGCTGATTAATAATATACCGGTTACCAGCGGCAGTGTTACTGATGCAGGAACAATTATCTTACACAAATAA
- a CDS encoding carboxymuconolactone decarboxylase family protein, which produces MERITYKDVPAGLTQAMLQVQHYIDNSGLDHKLLELLRFRISQINSCAYCLDMHYKEAMHAGEDPLRLISVSAWRETPYYSEAEQAALAFAETLTHMPAEEHSDDIHAALEKYFTKAEIANLTLAIIQINSWNRLTRSFGSTPGKYKVRETAVHAN; this is translated from the coding sequence ATGGAAAGGATCACTTACAAAGATGTACCTGCGGGTTTAACACAGGCCATGCTACAGGTGCAGCATTATATAGACAACAGCGGTTTAGATCACAAACTATTAGAGTTGTTGCGTTTCAGGATTTCTCAGATCAATAGTTGCGCATATTGTTTGGACATGCATTACAAGGAGGCGATGCATGCAGGTGAAGATCCGTTGCGTTTGATCTCAGTATCTGCATGGAGGGAAACACCTTATTATTCTGAAGCGGAACAGGCTGCACTTGCGTTTGCAGAAACACTTACACATATGCCTGCTGAAGAGCACAGCGATGATATTCATGCAGCACTTGAAAAATATTTTACTAAAGCAGAGATCGCAAATCTTACGCTGGCCATTATCCAGATCAATTCATGGAACAGGCTTACGCGTTCTTTTGGCAGCACGCCCGGAAAATATAAAGTAAGGGAAACTGCGGTGCATGCAAATTAG
- a CDS encoding sigma-70 family RNA polymerase sigma factor encodes MIHQYERLLTTYAYNILGSYEDARDVVQDAYLNFMQRGNTAVEDTKAYLVRSVINLSINKKNKQKREKSLYPGEWLPEPIATEKADSAVNRKEILSYTLLVLLEQLNAKQRAVFILKEAFAYDHAEIASVLGITEEHSRKLLSRAKEQLKLFDAERIKPKNNTAYVDKYLAVIQHADMQQLEKMLHDEIVVISDGGGKAVAFRKPVAGRKSVVKLLLGVFKKFYAENTVLKKTTINHEPALCYYENGKLVNCQIFSLRKEGLHHVYFIRNPDKLKALEKNLSRSVTL; translated from the coding sequence ATGATACATCAATACGAACGATTACTAACCACTTATGCATACAACATTCTCGGCTCATACGAAGATGCCAGGGATGTTGTGCAGGATGCTTATCTGAATTTTATGCAACGCGGCAATACGGCTGTTGAAGATACCAAAGCCTACCTGGTACGCAGCGTAATAAATCTTTCTATTAATAAAAAGAATAAACAAAAAAGAGAAAAAAGTCTATATCCCGGTGAATGGCTGCCGGAACCCATTGCCACAGAAAAAGCAGACAGTGCGGTTAACCGTAAAGAAATTCTTTCCTACACTCTCCTGGTTTTACTGGAGCAGTTGAATGCAAAACAAAGAGCGGTCTTTATTTTAAAAGAAGCGTTTGCATATGATCATGCAGAGATAGCATCCGTTCTGGGTATTACGGAAGAACATTCAAGAAAATTATTAAGCCGCGCAAAAGAACAACTTAAATTATTTGATGCTGAAAGAATAAAACCAAAAAATAATACAGCGTATGTAGACAAATATCTTGCAGTAATACAACACGCAGACATGCAGCAACTCGAAAAAATGTTGCACGATGAAATAGTGGTTATTTCTGATGGTGGCGGTAAAGCAGTAGCATTTCGTAAACCGGTTGCCGGAAGAAAATCTGTTGTTAAATTATTGCTGGGCGTGTTCAAAAAGTTTTATGCAGAAAATACTGTGTTGAAAAAAACTACTATTAACCATGAGCCCGCATTATGTTATTACGAAAACGGTAAACTCGTCAATTGTCAGATATTTTCTTTGCGAAAAGAAGGATTGCATCATGTATATTTTATCCGTAACCCCGATAAACTAAAAGCACTCGAAAAAAATCTATCAAGATCTGTCACGTTATAA
- a CDS encoding Hsp20/alpha crystallin family protein translates to MSIVKRNGWPFSDMPGLFNDFLSRDLWNWGLENNSTTNTTIPAINVKETNDNYEVEVAAPGMEKKDFKIELNGNMLTISSERQNKWEEKEGERYSRREFSYQSFQRTFQLPKDVVDEDRIQAKYENGLLHLTIPKKEHARQRPPRMIDIA, encoded by the coding sequence ATGTCAATTGTAAAAAGAAACGGGTGGCCTTTCAGCGATATGCCGGGCCTTTTCAACGATTTTCTCAGCCGTGATCTATGGAACTGGGGATTGGAAAATAATTCCACCACCAACACCACCATTCCTGCCATTAACGTAAAAGAAACCAACGACAATTATGAAGTAGAAGTGGCAGCACCCGGAATGGAGAAGAAAGATTTTAAGATTGAACTGAACGGCAACATGCTTACCATTAGCAGCGAGCGGCAAAACAAATGGGAAGAAAAAGAAGGCGAACGTTATTCCAGGCGCGAATTTAGTTACCAGAGTTTTCAACGCACCTTTCAGTTACCAAAAGATGTGGTAGACGAAGACAGGATCCAGGCAAAGTACGAGAATGGGTTACTTCATCTTACTATTCCAAAAAAAGAACATGCCAGGCAAAGGCCGCCGCGCATGATAGATATTGCTTAA
- a CDS encoding QcrA and Rieske domain-containing protein yields MDRKQFLSEMGFSAAGLLMISCLGGCSKSSATPAASKDFTVDLNAGSSAALGSPGGYIYTNGVIVAQTLAGKFIAVSQSCTHEGVTVTYDGTADHFYCPAHGSVFNDSGKVINGPANNPLQEYTVDVNGSSLHIHV; encoded by the coding sequence ATGGACAGAAAACAATTTTTATCGGAAATGGGCTTTAGCGCAGCAGGTTTATTAATGATCAGTTGCCTGGGCGGCTGTAGTAAAAGCTCTGCTACACCTGCAGCTTCAAAAGATTTTACAGTTGATCTTAATGCGGGCAGCAGCGCGGCACTCGGCAGCCCGGGTGGTTATATTTATACCAATGGTGTAATTGTAGCACAAACATTAGCGGGAAAATTTATAGCTGTATCACAGTCGTGTACACATGAAGGCGTAACCGTTACATACGATGGCACAGCTGATCATTTTTACTGCCCTGCGCATGGTTCTGTATTTAATGATAGCGGGAAAGTAATAAACGGACCGGCCAATAACCCCTTGCAGGAATATACCGTTGATGTGAATGGCAGTTCCCTGCATATACATGTTTGA
- a CDS encoding YtxH domain-containing protein: MRLTTFIKGVSIGFILGVLFAPDKGSATRRKISGVASDIKDDMTDTLNDISDMVSEKITAIKNMVSDMTNEAEDEYNDLSIGSDDRV; the protein is encoded by the coding sequence ATGCGTTTAACAACATTCATAAAAGGTGTTTCAATCGGGTTTATACTTGGTGTTTTATTTGCACCTGATAAAGGATCCGCAACAAGAAGAAAAATTTCCGGTGTGGCCTCAGATATTAAAGATGACATGACCGATACTTTAAATGATATCAGCGATATGGTATCGGAAAAGATAACTGCCATAAAGAATATGGTGAGCGATATGACCAATGAGGCAGAAGACGAATACAACGATCTAAGCATTGGCAGCGACGACAGGGTTTAA
- a CDS encoding MBL fold metallo-hydrolase produces MRKTLFVLFVLAGGVTSHAQDNLHVIKHLKITILSTMLAQRGWGEWGFSALIEADSTKILFDAGSHENTVLQNSKALNIDLSDVNTLILSHDHTDHTAGWLPLRNALAAVNKNALGVTHVAPGFFDTRINDDGRDDNDRKKDSLLYIATGGRIVLHKNFEEIAPGIYLTGIVPRVHPEKNYDTTGKMKDATGRVIADNVPEDMALVIRTTDGLVLVTGCGHSGIVNNLTHVNNNLKHEKIYTVIGGLHLLNTSDDKIQWTAQKLKENGIRYFMGAHCTGIEPVYQIRTWAGLKRGECIVGSVGATFQTGKGFTAGSLTR; encoded by the coding sequence ATGCGTAAAACACTTTTCGTTTTGTTTGTACTGGCAGGAGGAGTAACAAGCCATGCACAGGACAATCTTCATGTTATAAAGCATCTAAAGATCACCATACTCAGTACCATGCTTGCACAGAGGGGATGGGGAGAGTGGGGATTTTCTGCACTTATAGAAGCAGATTCCACAAAAATATTGTTTGATGCAGGTTCGCATGAAAACACGGTATTGCAAAACAGTAAAGCGCTTAATATTGATCTTTCTGATGTAAATACTTTGATACTAAGTCATGACCATACCGATCATACTGCCGGGTGGCTTCCTTTACGCAATGCACTCGCCGCAGTAAATAAAAATGCACTGGGTGTTACGCATGTGGCGCCTGGTTTTTTTGATACAAGGATCAATGATGATGGCAGAGATGACAATGACCGCAAAAAAGATTCATTGCTGTATATAGCTACCGGGGGAAGAATAGTGCTGCATAAAAACTTTGAGGAAATAGCACCGGGCATTTACTTAACAGGGATTGTGCCGAGAGTGCACCCCGAAAAAAATTATGATACTACAGGTAAAATGAAAGATGCGACCGGTAGGGTGATAGCGGATAATGTACCGGAAGATATGGCGTTGGTAATACGCACAACGGATGGGCTGGTTCTAGTAACAGGCTGTGGCCATTCGGGTATCGTTAACAATCTTACGCATGTAAATAACAACTTAAAGCATGAAAAGATCTATACCGTAATTGGCGGACTGCATCTTTTAAATACCAGTGATGATAAAATACAATGGACCGCGCAAAAATTAAAAGAAAACGGTATAAGATATTTTATGGGTGCACATTGTACGGGAATAGAACCTGTGTATCAAATAAGAACATGGGCCGGACTAAAAAGGGGCGAATGTATTGTTGGGTCTGTAGGTGCAACATTTCAAACGGGCAAAGGATTTACAGCAGGATCACTTACCAGGTAA